The following are encoded together in the Azospirillum lipoferum 4B genome:
- a CDS encoding caspase family protein, whose product MIARPHNAAFPTPRPWRRTLAGTVLTAALLAAQPFGGAVADTEKRVALVIDNGRYNGLDSRSEQAAANAGAMVSALRKAGFAVTRADNVGRVAMESALERFREALSGAELGFVYYTGLAVGLGEREYLLPTDAAPAEAEDLPRTALDLDTVLGDLRDSGRKSVVVIDPGTADALAQRVGGGALGTPMEADGLFVVYAHRPGVPPVPAQSAKGPAPFTAALAREMVKPGVTLRDSLAEVARSVAERSDGRQLPWLQDRLGTRLVLVPAVAAAPKPPAAPSPDMQPQDPSTLAKREPPPKEPPPVVSSPSLPPGEYEMAKAGVLFDRPAVGARGIAPLPAGTVVTVLEAVPEGSWLRVRDSSGRNGYVTAGALAARWADPSPLAARSRGTVEAGPSFGDPAAEPPATGSSDPIRTEETRSFPTPPPGTASAQPDGPAVAAQQQAMRALGDARTAAERARSRPDSRYWSYGFPAGDRYEGTWAQPSSGSGLGRPIRQGAGVYRFANGQTYEGEWSDDLMSGYGVMTFTDGSRFAGRFSNGQPDGPGVFHYGNGGQSAGMWRGSVRLDQ is encoded by the coding sequence ATGATTGCCCGGCCGCACAACGCCGCATTCCCCACACCCCGGCCGTGGAGACGAACCCTTGCGGGGACCGTCCTCACCGCGGCGCTGCTGGCTGCCCAGCCCTTCGGCGGCGCGGTGGCCGACACGGAAAAGCGGGTGGCGCTGGTCATCGACAACGGCCGCTACAACGGGCTCGACAGCCGGTCGGAACAGGCCGCCGCCAATGCGGGGGCGATGGTTTCCGCGCTGCGCAAGGCCGGCTTTGCGGTGACGCGGGCCGACAATGTCGGGCGGGTCGCGATGGAGTCGGCACTGGAGCGCTTCCGCGAGGCGCTGTCCGGCGCCGAACTGGGCTTCGTCTACTACACCGGCCTCGCCGTCGGGCTCGGGGAGCGGGAGTATCTGCTGCCCACCGACGCCGCGCCCGCGGAGGCGGAGGATCTGCCGCGCACGGCGCTGGACCTCGACACCGTGCTGGGCGACCTGCGCGACAGCGGGCGCAAGTCGGTGGTGGTGATCGATCCGGGCACGGCCGACGCGCTGGCCCAGCGGGTCGGCGGCGGTGCGCTGGGGACGCCGATGGAGGCGGACGGCCTGTTCGTCGTCTATGCCCACCGTCCCGGAGTGCCGCCGGTACCCGCTCAATCGGCCAAGGGGCCGGCCCCCTTCACCGCGGCGCTGGCCCGCGAGATGGTCAAGCCCGGCGTCACCCTTCGCGACTCGCTGGCCGAGGTGGCGCGCTCCGTCGCCGAACGCAGCGATGGGCGCCAGTTGCCCTGGCTGCAGGACCGGCTGGGCACGAGGCTGGTCCTGGTGCCGGCCGTCGCCGCGGCACCGAAGCCGCCGGCCGCGCCCTCCCCCGACATGCAGCCGCAGGACCCGTCCACCCTGGCGAAAAGGGAACCGCCGCCAAAGGAGCCGCCGCCGGTGGTGAGCAGCCCCAGCCTGCCGCCGGGCGAGTATGAGATGGCCAAGGCAGGCGTGCTGTTCGACCGCCCGGCGGTGGGTGCCCGCGGCATCGCACCGCTGCCGGCGGGCACCGTGGTGACGGTGCTGGAGGCGGTGCCGGAAGGAAGCTGGCTGCGCGTGCGCGATTCGTCCGGCCGGAACGGCTATGTCACCGCCGGGGCACTCGCCGCCCGCTGGGCCGACCCGTCGCCGCTGGCCGCCCGTTCCCGCGGGACCGTGGAGGCCGGCCCCTCCTTCGGCGATCCGGCCGCCGAGCCGCCGGCCACCGGCAGTTCCGATCCGATCCGGACGGAGGAGACGCGCAGCTTCCCCACTCCCCCGCCCGGCACCGCATCCGCGCAACCCGACGGTCCGGCCGTGGCGGCGCAGCAGCAGGCGATGCGCGCACTGGGCGATGCCCGCACCGCGGCGGAGCGGGCGCGCAGCCGCCCCGACAGCCGCTATTGGAGCTATGGCTTCCCGGCCGGCGACCGCTATGAGGGGACGTGGGCGCAGCCGTCATCGGGATCGGGTCTCGGGCGGCCAATCCGCCAGGGGGCGGGCGTCTACCGCTTCGCCAATGGACAGACCTATGAGGGCGAATGGTCCGACGACCTGATGTCGGGCTATGGCGTGATGACCTTCACCGACGGCAGCCGCTTCGCCGGGCGATTCAGCAACGGCCAGCCGGACGGGCCGGGCGTGTTCCATTACGGCAACGGCGGACAGAGCGCCGGGATGTGGCGCGGCTCCGTCCGCCTCGACCAGTGA
- a CDS encoding DUF3126 family protein has product MPPAKPSAVRMSDTEIARVQMYLRKTLGNQKIVIEPPAKAGQSAEVTVDGEFFGTLNRDEDEGEISYALNVVILEEDLPEPPAIPRR; this is encoded by the coding sequence ATGCCGCCCGCAAAGCCGTCCGCCGTCCGGATGTCCGACACCGAAATCGCCCGCGTGCAGATGTACCTGCGCAAGACGCTGGGCAATCAGAAGATCGTGATCGAGCCGCCGGCCAAGGCCGGCCAGTCGGCCGAGGTGACGGTGGATGGCGAGTTCTTCGGCACGCTGAACCGTGACGAGGACGAGGGCGAGATTTCCTATGCCCTGAACGTCGTCATCCTGGAAGAGGACCTGCCGGAGCCGCCGGCCATCCCGCGCCGCTGA
- a CDS encoding ABC transporter ATP-binding protein, with the protein MTFPHPLDARETTASRQGSEPSVAPVVVEARKLSLVYPTADKPVMALSEVDLTIAKGDFVSLIGPSGCGKTTLLRVIADLERPTSGHIAIEGMTPEQARLKRLYGYVFQAPALYPWRTVERNVMLPLEIMGLPKADRQQRAREQLERVGLVGFERKFPWQLSGGMQQRVSIARALALQPDLLLMDEPFGALDEITRDHLNLHLTQLWRATGKTCVFVTHSIAEAVFLSTRIVVMSPRPGRILDVIDCNSLPRERTLDLRESPEFAAIAHRVREGLKEGHSYDD; encoded by the coding sequence GTGACCTTCCCACATCCGCTCGATGCCCGGGAGACGACCGCTTCCCGGCAAGGCTCGGAACCGTCCGTCGCGCCTGTGGTGGTGGAGGCGCGGAAGCTCTCGCTGGTCTATCCCACCGCCGACAAGCCGGTCATGGCATTGAGCGAGGTCGACCTGACCATCGCCAAGGGTGATTTCGTCTCGCTGATCGGTCCCAGCGGCTGCGGCAAGACCACGTTGCTGCGCGTGATCGCCGACCTGGAACGCCCGACCTCCGGCCATATCGCCATCGAAGGCATGACACCGGAGCAGGCACGGCTGAAGCGGCTCTACGGCTATGTCTTCCAGGCCCCGGCGCTCTATCCCTGGCGCACGGTGGAGCGCAACGTGATGCTGCCGCTGGAGATCATGGGGCTGCCCAAGGCCGACCGGCAGCAGCGCGCCCGAGAGCAGTTGGAGCGCGTCGGCTTGGTCGGCTTCGAGCGCAAGTTTCCCTGGCAGTTGTCCGGCGGCATGCAGCAGCGCGTATCGATTGCCCGCGCGCTGGCCTTGCAGCCGGACCTGCTTCTGATGGACGAGCCGTTCGGCGCGCTGGACGAGATCACCCGCGACCATCTGAACCTGCATCTGACCCAGCTGTGGCGGGCGACCGGCAAGACCTGCGTCTTCGTCACCCATTCCATCGCCGAAGCGGTGTTCCTGTCCACCCGCATCGTGGTGATGAGCCCGCGCCCCGGCCGCATTCTCGACGTCATCGACTGCAACAGCCTGCCGCGCGAGCGGACGCTGGACCTCCGCGAGTCGCCGGAATTCGCCGCCATCGCCCACCGCGTGCGGGAGGGGCTGAAGGAAGGGCACAGCTACGATGATTAG
- a CDS encoding ABC transporter permease, producing the protein MIRRALPVTVMTLLLLAAWYIGAAWLNWPQAAETLARAGKPAEFADVLAQAYTMKRPILPTPGQVVAELWNSLTGYAPTSPRNLLFHTWVTAEAALTGLAMGLALGILLAAGIVYTRTLEASLLPWVIASQTIPILAIAPMIVVILGNIGLTGLLPKAVICMYLCFFPITVGMVKGLRSADPLWLDLMRTYSASGMRAFWSLRLPASMPFLFASLKVSVAISVVGAIVGELPTGGQAGLGARLLSGSYYGQTVQIWAALIMASLLSVALIAVVRGLELVLLGRAGAR; encoded by the coding sequence ATGATTAGGCGTGCGCTTCCCGTGACCGTGATGACACTGCTGTTGCTGGCGGCGTGGTACATCGGCGCAGCGTGGCTGAACTGGCCGCAGGCGGCGGAGACGCTGGCCCGCGCCGGCAAGCCTGCCGAATTCGCAGACGTGCTGGCCCAGGCCTATACGATGAAGCGCCCCATCCTGCCCACCCCCGGACAGGTGGTGGCGGAGCTGTGGAATTCCCTGACCGGCTACGCGCCGACCAGCCCGCGCAACCTGCTGTTCCACACCTGGGTGACGGCGGAAGCGGCGCTGACCGGGCTGGCGATGGGGTTGGCGCTGGGCATCCTGCTGGCCGCCGGCATCGTCTATACCCGGACGCTGGAGGCCAGCCTGCTGCCCTGGGTGATCGCATCGCAGACCATCCCGATCCTGGCCATCGCGCCGATGATCGTGGTCATCCTCGGCAACATCGGGCTGACCGGGCTGCTGCCGAAGGCGGTGATCTGCATGTATCTGTGCTTTTTCCCGATCACGGTCGGCATGGTGAAGGGACTGCGGTCGGCCGATCCGCTGTGGCTCGACCTGATGCGGACCTATTCGGCCAGCGGGATGCGCGCCTTCTGGTCGCTGCGGCTTCCGGCCTCCATGCCGTTCCTGTTCGCCAGCCTCAAGGTGTCGGTCGCCATCAGCGTGGTCGGCGCCATCGTGGGCGAACTGCCGACCGGAGGGCAGGCCGGGTTGGGGGCGCGGCTGCTGTCGGGGTCTTATTACGGCCAGACCGTGCAGATCTGGGCGGCGCTGATCATGGCCTCGCTGCTGTCGGTGGCGCTGATCGCCGTGGTGCGCGGGCTGGAACTGGTCCTGCTGGGCCGGGCGGGGGCGCGATGA
- a CDS encoding ABC transporter permease, whose protein sequence is MSTADPYRTSLRTAADWGLVAIAVLTLAALALPVGALGGSSVGWFGGQVGGTMAPLFLIGVVLAVVAGRSAPKRVWGAWVELGGVALAWLLPLHLLNEGLDLSAGWGLWLFLVAATLLLWRVMGVLAGVPGWTRSVVVPGLFGLGLLVGWEVLVRGFQVPAILLPPPSRIASALAAHAPVLWDDFRQTVLTSVLRGYVMGCGAGFLVAILADRVPFLARGLLPLGNLASAIPVVGIAPIMVMWFGFDWQSKAAVIVVMTFFPMLINTLAGLGNSERIQLDLMRSYGAGYGRTLVKLRLPNALPFLFNGLKINSTLALIGAIVAEFFGTPVVGMGFRISTEVARMNLDIVWATIAVAALTGSGLYGGLALLERATTAWHPSMRRR, encoded by the coding sequence ATGAGCACCGCGGATCCCTACCGCACCAGCCTGCGGACCGCCGCCGACTGGGGACTGGTCGCCATAGCCGTGTTGACACTGGCCGCACTCGCCTTGCCGGTGGGTGCGCTGGGCGGTTCCTCTGTCGGCTGGTTCGGTGGGCAGGTGGGCGGAACCATGGCGCCGCTGTTCCTGATCGGGGTGGTGCTGGCGGTCGTCGCCGGCCGGTCCGCGCCGAAACGGGTCTGGGGTGCCTGGGTCGAGTTGGGCGGCGTGGCGTTGGCCTGGTTGCTGCCGCTGCATCTGCTGAACGAGGGGCTGGACCTGTCGGCCGGCTGGGGGCTGTGGCTGTTCCTGGTCGCGGCGACGCTGCTGCTGTGGCGGGTGATGGGGGTGCTGGCCGGGGTGCCGGGCTGGACCCGCTCGGTCGTCGTGCCCGGCCTGTTCGGGCTTGGCCTGCTGGTGGGGTGGGAGGTGCTGGTGCGCGGCTTCCAGGTGCCGGCCATCCTGCTGCCGCCGCCCAGCCGCATCGCGTCGGCCCTGGCCGCCCATGCGCCGGTGCTGTGGGACGATTTCCGCCAGACCGTGCTGACCTCCGTCCTGCGCGGCTATGTCATGGGCTGCGGCGCGGGGTTCCTGGTGGCAATCCTTGCCGACCGCGTGCCCTTTCTTGCCCGCGGGCTTCTGCCGCTCGGCAATCTCGCCAGTGCCATTCCGGTGGTCGGTATCGCGCCGATCATGGTCATGTGGTTCGGGTTCGACTGGCAATCGAAGGCGGCAGTGATCGTCGTCATGACCTTCTTCCCGATGCTGATCAACACGCTGGCCGGCCTTGGCAACTCGGAACGCATCCAGCTCGACCTGATGCGCTCCTACGGCGCCGGCTATGGGCGGACGCTGGTCAAGTTGCGTCTGCCGAACGCGCTTCCCTTCCTGTTCAACGGCTTGAAGATCAACTCCACCTTGGCGCTGATCGGCGCCATCGTGGCGGAGTTCTTCGGCACGCCGGTGGTCGGCATGGGTTTCCGCATCTCCACCGAAGTGGCGCGGATGAACCTGGACATCGTGTGGGCCACCATCGCGGTGGCGGCGCTGACCGGCTCCGGCCTCTATGGCGGCTTGGCGTTGCTGGAACGGGCGACGACGGCCTGGCATCCGTCCATGCGGCGGCGCTGA
- a CDS encoding ABC transporter ATP-binding protein: MRLLVSDLTHRYDDLTVLDGIDLTLAEGEILAVIGPSGCGKSTLLGIAGGIVAPTSGSIRVEGEVPDGCLNPITFIFQDFALLPWRNVEDNIALVLEHHRLSTAERRERIDSGLRRMGLSEFRKALPKQLSGGMRQRVGIARALAVRPAMLLLDEPLSALDAQTRELLMDDFLELWRREKTTALYVTHNLDEALRLADRVCVLSRRPGRIRELVTIEEPRERRQEPSAQAHLAEVRDRLWHLMKAEAQMADREIARV; the protein is encoded by the coding sequence ATGAGGCTTCTCGTTTCCGATCTGACCCACCGCTATGACGATCTGACCGTCCTGGACGGCATCGACCTGACGTTGGCGGAGGGTGAAATCCTGGCCGTGATCGGCCCCAGCGGCTGCGGAAAATCGACGCTGCTCGGCATCGCCGGCGGCATCGTCGCCCCGACCTCCGGCAGCATCCGGGTGGAGGGGGAGGTGCCGGACGGCTGCCTGAACCCCATCACCTTCATCTTCCAGGATTTCGCCCTGCTGCCCTGGCGCAATGTGGAGGACAACATCGCCCTGGTGCTGGAGCATCACCGGCTCTCCACCGCCGAGCGGCGCGAGCGCATCGACAGCGGCCTGCGGCGCATGGGGCTGTCGGAGTTCCGCAAGGCTTTGCCCAAGCAGCTTTCCGGCGGCATGCGTCAGCGGGTCGGCATCGCCCGCGCGCTGGCGGTGCGCCCGGCCATGCTGTTGCTGGACGAGCCGCTGTCGGCGCTGGACGCCCAGACGCGCGAGCTGCTGATGGACGATTTCCTGGAGCTTTGGCGCCGGGAGAAGACCACCGCCCTCTACGTTACCCATAATCTGGACGAGGCGCTGCGGCTGGCCGACCGGGTCTGTGTGCTGAGCCGCCGCCCCGGCCGCATCCGCGAACTGGTCACCATCGAGGAACCGCGGGAGCGCCGGCAGGAGCCATCGGCCCAGGCCCATCTGGCCGAAGTGCGCGACCGCCTGTGGCACCTGATGAAGGCCGAAGCCCAGATGGCCGACCGGGAGATCGCCCGTGTCTGA
- a CDS encoding ABC transporter permease, which yields MSDSLNPTAAPITPAMGQPVRFRGGGFTVKRHPWAALAAFAVLIAVWEGVSRLGLASPLFLPPPSAVGRALAGMVSDGSLWLNLKASLARIAVGWVLGTAGGMLVGFAMGIFSTARAVGVPLVSAFFPIPKIALLPLFILWFGIGEPSKFATIGFGVFFPTVIATYSAIDSVPRNLIRMAQSFGLPWRSILRSIVLPGALPGILAGFRITASIALILVVAAEMIGAEYGIGAFVLMAGNLMQTDTLLAGVLVLSLLGLAIGTVLSQLERRLLNWR from the coding sequence GTGTCTGACAGCCTGAACCCGACTGCTGCGCCCATCACGCCTGCAATGGGCCAGCCCGTCCGCTTCCGTGGCGGCGGCTTCACTGTGAAACGCCATCCCTGGGCGGCGCTGGCGGCCTTCGCCGTGTTGATCGCGGTTTGGGAGGGGGTGAGCCGTCTCGGCCTCGCCAGTCCGCTGTTCCTGCCGCCGCCGAGCGCGGTCGGACGCGCGCTGGCCGGCATGGTTTCGGACGGATCGCTGTGGCTGAACCTGAAGGCGTCGCTGGCGCGCATCGCCGTCGGCTGGGTGCTGGGCACGGCAGGCGGCATGCTGGTGGGCTTCGCCATGGGCATCTTCTCCACCGCCCGCGCGGTCGGCGTGCCGCTGGTGTCGGCCTTCTTCCCGATCCCGAAGATCGCGCTTCTGCCGCTGTTCATCCTGTGGTTCGGCATTGGCGAGCCGTCGAAATTCGCCACCATCGGCTTCGGCGTCTTCTTCCCCACCGTCATCGCCACCTACAGCGCGATCGACTCCGTGCCGCGCAACCTGATCCGCATGGCGCAGAGCTTTGGCCTGCCCTGGCGGTCGATCCTGCGTTCAATCGTTCTGCCGGGGGCACTGCCGGGCATCCTGGCCGGATTCCGCATCACCGCCTCCATCGCGCTGATCCTGGTGGTGGCGGCGGAGATGATCGGCGCGGAATACGGCATCGGCGCCTTCGTGCTGATGGCCGGCAACCTGATGCAGACCGACACGCTGCTGGCCGGCGTGCTGGTGCTGTCGCTGCTGGGGCTCGCCATCGGCACCGTGCTGTCGCAGCTTGAGCGGCGCCTGCTGAACTGGCGCTGA
- a CDS encoding ABC transporter substrate-binding protein — protein sequence MTAAMTVARLTRRALLATAGAAFAAGTLMSAALAQPLEKATVGVLALSSSGPIFIAKAKGYFEKEGLDVELKMFTSAQQVPVAVTSGDADFGVTGLTAGFYNLASKGAVTIIAAQSRDEPGFPLSAYLATNAAYDAGLKAPADLKGKRIAITTVGSTFHYMIGLLAQKHGFTVKDVTMVPLQDVPKMVAAFKGGQVDAIIAPSTVSRQLVADGAGKMLGWVGDETPWQLGALFTAPKTMKDRRPLVEKFMRAYKTALAEYHAAFNGKDASGQMVKGPGYDELLTIIADATKQKPEIVAAGLPYVDPQARLLVDDIVNQVKFWQSEGQVDKALDPKSVMDLSIAGQ from the coding sequence ATGACCGCCGCCATGACCGTGGCCCGCCTTACCCGGCGTGCCCTGCTCGCCACCGCCGGAGCTGCCTTTGCCGCCGGCACCCTGATGTCCGCCGCGCTGGCGCAGCCGCTGGAGAAGGCGACGGTCGGCGTGCTGGCGCTTTCTTCCTCCGGGCCGATCTTCATCGCCAAGGCCAAGGGCTATTTCGAGAAGGAAGGGTTGGACGTCGAACTGAAGATGTTCACTTCGGCCCAGCAGGTGCCGGTCGCGGTGACCTCGGGCGATGCCGATTTCGGGGTGACCGGCCTGACCGCCGGCTTCTACAACCTTGCCTCCAAGGGCGCCGTCACCATCATCGCCGCACAGAGCCGCGATGAGCCGGGCTTCCCGCTCAGCGCCTATCTCGCGACCAACGCCGCCTATGACGCCGGGCTGAAGGCGCCGGCCGACCTGAAGGGCAAGCGCATCGCCATCACCACGGTCGGCTCGACCTTCCACTACATGATCGGGCTGCTGGCGCAGAAGCACGGCTTCACGGTCAAGGACGTGACCATGGTGCCGCTGCAGGACGTGCCGAAGATGGTCGCCGCTTTCAAGGGCGGGCAGGTCGATGCCATCATCGCGCCATCGACCGTGTCGCGGCAGCTGGTGGCCGACGGCGCCGGCAAGATGCTGGGCTGGGTCGGCGACGAGACTCCCTGGCAGCTCGGCGCCCTGTTCACCGCGCCGAAGACGATGAAGGACCGCCGCCCGCTGGTGGAGAAGTTCATGCGCGCCTACAAGACCGCGCTGGCCGAATACCACGCCGCCTTCAACGGCAAGGACGCCTCCGGCCAGATGGTGAAGGGACCCGGCTATGACGAGTTGCTGACCATCATTGCCGACGCCACCAAGCAGAAGCCGGAAATCGTCGCCGCCGGCCTGCCCTATGTCGACCCGCAGGCCCGCCTGCTGGTGGACGACATCGTCAATCAGGTGAAGTTCTGGCAGTCGGAAGGGCAGGTCGACAAGGCGCTGGACCCGAAGTCGGTGATGGACCTCAGCATCGCCGGGCAGTGA
- a CDS encoding ABC transporter ATP-binding protein encodes MSEPLLTVDGLQAWYGRAHILDGIALTVGRGEVVALMGRNGAGKTTTLKAIMGLVERRAATLRFNGHDLSALPAHRIARLGVGYVPEDRRIFADLTVEENLEVGRQPPRPDAPAWTPEKLFALFPNLAEMRGRRGTRMSGGEQQMLTLARTLMGNPSLLLLDEPSEGLAPLIVKQMADAVRRLKAEGLSVLLSEQSLSFASAVADRACVIETGRLRWTGTMTELLADDGVRAAYLAV; translated from the coding sequence GTGAGCGAACCCCTGCTGACGGTCGATGGCCTGCAGGCCTGGTACGGTCGCGCCCACATCCTCGACGGCATCGCCCTGACCGTCGGGCGCGGCGAGGTGGTGGCGCTGATGGGCCGCAACGGCGCCGGCAAGACCACCACGCTGAAGGCGATCATGGGGCTGGTGGAGCGCCGCGCCGCGACCCTGCGTTTCAACGGCCACGACCTATCGGCCCTGCCCGCCCACCGCATCGCCCGTCTCGGCGTCGGCTATGTGCCGGAGGACCGCCGCATCTTCGCCGACCTGACGGTGGAGGAGAACCTGGAGGTCGGCCGCCAGCCGCCCCGTCCCGACGCTCCCGCCTGGACGCCGGAGAAGCTGTTTGCGCTGTTCCCCAACCTCGCGGAGATGCGCGGCCGCCGCGGCACCCGGATGAGCGGCGGCGAGCAGCAGATGCTGACGCTGGCCCGCACGCTGATGGGCAACCCGTCTCTGTTGCTGCTGGACGAACCGTCGGAGGGGCTGGCGCCGCTGATCGTGAAGCAGATGGCCGACGCGGTGCGGCGCTTGAAGGCGGAGGGGCTGTCGGTGCTGCTGTCCGAACAGAGTCTGTCCTTCGCCTCCGCGGTCGCCGACCGCGCCTGCGTCATCGAAACCGGCCGCCTGCGCTGGACCGGCACGATGACGGAGTTGTTGGCGGATGACGGGGTGAGGGCGGCCTATCTGGCCGTGTGA
- a CDS encoding ABC transporter ATP-binding protein has product MSELPMSELVVRDLQRSFGGVQAVGGVSFTLRSGDLLALIGPNGAGKSTCFNLLNGQLRPDSGSVKLDGTELVGLPPRRIWALGVGRTFQITATFASMTVAENVQMVLLSRARRLFGLWRPAAALFREPALALLERVGMGSQADRPCGVLAYGDVKRVELAMALASEPTVLLMDEPTAGMAPAERLALMALTAELVRERGLAVLFTEHDMDVVFGHATRVLVLDRGRLIAEGSPDQVRADPRVQSVYLGGEA; this is encoded by the coding sequence ATGAGCGAGTTGCCCATGAGCGAGCTGGTGGTGCGTGACCTGCAACGCTCCTTCGGCGGGGTGCAGGCGGTGGGCGGCGTGTCCTTCACCCTGCGCTCCGGCGACCTGCTGGCGCTGATCGGCCCGAATGGCGCCGGCAAGAGCACCTGCTTCAACCTGCTGAACGGCCAGCTGCGGCCCGACTCGGGCTCGGTCAAGCTGGACGGGACGGAGCTGGTCGGGCTGCCGCCGCGGCGCATCTGGGCGCTGGGCGTCGGGCGGACCTTCCAGATCACCGCGACCTTCGCCTCGATGACGGTGGCGGAGAATGTGCAGATGGTGCTGCTGTCGCGCGCCCGCCGCCTGTTCGGCCTGTGGCGCCCGGCCGCCGCCCTGTTCCGCGAGCCGGCGCTGGCCCTGCTGGAGCGCGTCGGCATGGGTTCCCAAGCCGACCGACCCTGCGGTGTGCTGGCCTATGGCGACGTCAAGCGGGTCGAGTTGGCGATGGCGCTGGCGAGCGAGCCGACGGTGCTGCTGATGGACGAGCCGACCGCCGGCATGGCGCCTGCCGAACGGCTCGCCCTGATGGCGCTGACGGCGGAATTGGTGCGCGAGCGCGGCCTCGCCGTGCTGTTCACCGAACATGACATGGACGTCGTCTTCGGCCACGCCACCCGCGTGCTGGTGCTCGACCGCGGCCGGCTGATCGCGGAGGGTTCGCCGGATCAGGTGCGCGCCGATCCCCGCGTGCAATCCGTCTATCTGGGAGGCGAGGCGTGA